Proteins encoded within one genomic window of Glycine soja cultivar W05 chromosome 1, ASM419377v2, whole genome shotgun sequence:
- the LOC114395950 gene encoding B3 domain-containing protein At2g24670-like yields MRSLETLKELVATITDWKSLKKMVCKPFKPCILHLAISQHVTQLYSEEELVQLNNFRKLHSSVESKSKTKNTDQRVTGKRQIEGMPKEERPMPAVIKKPKKIILMQNNQTPDLPAEIKNRVTELNGHDIKFLMHKKLFCSDVKPNSNRLSMPINEIMCEFLTEAEIAKLDERDDTNGKGRLVGVEVTVLDPCMREFILPLKKWSMQRTDTYNLVKNWNSMVSANKFEEDQELQIWSFRVDNKLYLLLNKL; encoded by the exons ATGAGGAGCTTGGAAACTTTAAAGGAATTGGTTGCAACTATTACAGATTGGAAGTCGCTTAAGAAGATGGTTTGCAAACCCTTTAAGCCTTGCATTTTGCATTTGGCAATATCACAACATGTGACCCAGTTGTATAGCGAAGAAGAGTTGgttcaattaaataatttcagaAAACTACATTCAAGTGTTGAATCGAAGTCAAAGACAAAAAACACTGATCAGAGGGTGACCGGAAAAAG ACAAATCGAAGGGATGCCCAAAGAGGAAAGACCCATGCCAGCAGTgattaaaaaaccaaaaaagataaTCTTGATGCAGAACAACCAAACACCAGATTTGCCTGCAGAAATCAAGAACCGAGTCACTGAGTTGAATGGTCATGATATTAAATTTCTCATGCACAAGAAACTCTTCTGTTCAGATGTGAAACCAAATAGCAATCGTTTGTCAATGCCAATAAATGAAATTATGTGTGAATTCCTGACAGAAGCTGAGATTGCAAAATTGGATGAAAGAGATGACACTAATGGAAAAGGACGACTTGTTGGTGTGGAAGTAACTGTGTTGGACCCATGTATGAGAGAATTTATTTTACCATTGAAGAAGTGGAGCATGCAAAGGACTGACACCTATAACTTGGTAAAAAATTGGAATAGTATGGTATCTGCTAATAAGTTTGAAGAAGATCAAGAACTTCAAATTTGGTCTTTTAGGGTTGATAACAAGCTATATCTTCTATTAAATAAACTGTGA
- the LOC114395853 gene encoding B3 domain-containing protein At2g31420-like, translating to MRDLKTLKELVASVTDWKSLEKMSCKPFKPSILHLAISQDAPHLYSEEQLIQLKNFSKLLSRAESKPNTNKTDKRVAKKRQIEERPKEERIMPAMIKKPRKIILVQNEPSPDLSRRIVLGHSGTSSDLPRRIILEHSGPSPDLPVQFKNRVTELSGHDLKYLMHKRLFCSDVRPNNNRLSMPMNEIMCEFLTQEEIEKLDERDGSNGKGRLVGLEVTVLDPCLREFSLALKKWSMQRTDTYNLVTNWNRIVFINEFEEGHELQIWSFRVDNKLYLLLNKL from the exons ATGAGGGACTTGAAAACTTTAAAGGAATTGGTGGCAAGCGTTACAGATTGGAAGTCGCTTGAGAAGATGTCTTGCAAACCCTTTAAGCCTTCCATTTTGCATTTGGCAATATCACAAGATGCGCCCCACTTATATAGCGAAGAACAGTTGATTCAATTAAAGAATTTCAGCAAACTACTCTCGAGGGCTGAATCGAAGCCAAATACTAACAAGACTGACAAGAGGGTGGCCAAAAAAAG ACAAATTGAGGAGAGACCTAAAGAGGAAAGAATCATGCCCGCAATGATTaaaaaaccaagaaaaataatCTTGGTACAGAACGAACCATCACCAGATTTGTCCAGAAGGATAGTCTTGGGACATAGTGGAACATCATCAGATTTGCCAAGAAGGATAATCTTGGAACATAGCGGACCATCACCAGATTTGCCTGTACAATTCAAGAATCGAGTCACTGAGTTGAGTGGTCATGATCTTAAATATTTGATGCACAAGAGACTCTTCTGTTCAGATGTGAGGCCGAACAACAATCGTCTCTCGATGCCCATGAATGAGATTATGTGTGAATTTCTCACACAAGAAGAGATTGAAAAATTGGATGAAAGAGATGGAAGCAATGGAAAAGGACGGCTGGTTGGTCTCGAAGTGACTGTGTTAGACCCATGTCTGAGAGAATTTAGTTTAGCATTGAAGAAGTGGAGCATGCAAAGGACTGACACCTATAACCTCGTAACAAATTGGAATAGGATCGTATTTATCAATGAGTTCGAAGAAGGCCACGAGCTCCAAATTTGGTCTTTTAGGGTTGATAACAAGCTATATCTTCTACTAAACAAACTGtga
- the LOC114421751 gene encoding mitogen-activated protein kinase kinase kinase 17-like: MIWVRGDSLGTGSFATVNIAIPTNTSIHFPSPTAVKSSDVLSSSMLKNEKEILDCLGASPYVIKCFGHDHTIENGEEYYNIFLEYAAGGSLADQVKRHGGRLPESYVRRCTRSIVEGLKHIHDNGYVHCDVKLQNILVFENGDVKIADFGLAKEKGEKQGTFECRGTPLFMSPESVNDNEYESPADIWALGCAVVEMLTGKPAWDVRGSNIWSLLIRIGVGEELPKIPEELSEEGKDFLLKCFVKDPMKRWSAEMLLHHPFVNNETVSFHKVNEPLPLPSPSPRTHFDLTHWASTVTTWLPSSPDSDEWRMAEFGSSCSPENRFRRLLTDQTPANWSESDGWTSVR; the protein is encoded by the coding sequence ATGATTTGGGTTCGCGGAGACTCTCTCGGCACTGGCAGCTTCGCCACTGTCAACATAGCCATACCCACAAATACTTCCATTCATTTTCCTTCTCCCACCGCCGTCAAATCCTCCGATGTTCTCTCCTCGTCTATGCTGAAAAACGAGAAGGAGATACTCGATTGCCTTGGAGCTTCCCCTTATGTCATCAAATGTTTCGGCCATGATCACACTATTGAAAACGGAGAAGAGTATTacaacattttcctcgaatacgCCGCCGGTGGTTCTCTCGCCGATCAGGTCAAAAGACACGGCGGGAGGCTTCCGGAGTCTTACGTTCGGAGGTGTACGAGGTCGATCGTCGAAGGTCTAAAACATATTCACGACAACGGTTATGTTCACTGCGATGTGAAGCTTCAAAACATTCTCGTTTTTGAGAATGGGGATGTTAAGATCGCCGATTTTGGGCTCGCGAAGGAGAAAGGGGAGAAACAGGGGACGTTTGAGTGCAGGGGGACGCCGTTGTTTATGTCGCCGGAATCTGTGAACGACAATGAGTACGAGTCGCCGGCGGATATTTGGGCTTTGGGCTGCGCAGTCGTGGAGATGCTGACCGGAAAACCCGCGTGGGATGTTCGCGGATCGAATATATGGTCGTTGTTGATTCGAATTGGGGTGGGAGAAGAATTGCCCAAGATTCCAGAAGAGTTATCAGAAGAGGGAAaagattttcttttgaaatgttTCGTTAAGGATCCAATGAAGAGGTGGAGCGCTGAGATGCTTTTGCATCACCCTTTCGTTAACAATGAAACGGTTTCTTTTCACAAAGTTAATGAGCCGTTGCCGTTACCGTCTCCGTCACCGAGGACACACTTTGATTTAACTCACTGGGCTTCCACCGTAACGACGTGGCTTCCGTCTTCCCCTGATTCTGATGAGTGGCGTATGGCGGAATTCGGGTCCTCGTGTTCGCCGGAGAATCGGTTTCGGCGGCTGCTCACCGATCAGACGCCGGCGAATTGGTCAGAATCGGATGGCTGGACAAGCGTTAGGTGA